AAATATTAGTTGCTGCATTAGAGACTATTTTTGTGGCGTTAGTAGTCTCAAAGCTGAAGTCAATTTACATGTGGCATGCCAATTTTTGTCTGAATCGCCATTGGAGTCAACAATAATTCAAAGACATTGAAATGATGCATCAGAGAATGAAGCAATACCTTGGTTATGATACTGAGGACTGTGTGTTATGGCAAGACTTTCCCAATCATGGATCTGCTTCCGGTTATTGCTTGAAGGTTTCGCTTTAGGCACACTTATAGGAGCAAATGGACCAAAGTGATAGTTCTGGACATTCTGTATTGATCCTTTTTCTAAGTCACTTGCATCAACCTTTTTGACAGTCATGCAGTCAGATcgtgtttgtgatggtgtcatccTTGCCTGATCAGTAATTGCTTTAACTGATGGAGTCATCCTGCATCTTTTGAGACTAGAGTTTGTGAGCTCAGTACCAAATGTCCGTTTCTTGCTCTCAAGAATCAGATCGTTAGTTAATGACACTTGAGATCTTCCTTTCATTCCCAGCCACCTGAAGGCAGGTTTCCTTGTCTCAGGGTGATGAGTCTGCATTATTTATTAAGTTAGAATTTAAACAAAAAGTAGTTTTTGAACATATTCCAGAGAACAGTAAACTAAAGTCTTACCTTCTCAATAAAGTTCATGGAAGACAAAACATTTGCAATATCATAGAGCCGTCTAACTTTAGCTGTAGAATTGTCTTAAGAAGAGAACATTAGTTAAAGAGTTCTTTGTAAAACTTATGATATTTGAGGGGCACAGAGAAAAATCATTACTTCTCATCAGTGACAGATCATGAGCATCTCCAAGCAAAATCTTTGCAGCTTCATCCAGTGAGATCATCTCCACCTAAAACGAAAAAAGAAAGTAATCAAGCTGGTTAGACACACAAATACCCACAAAACATATAGAATAAATGAATTTGGAAAAGCTAGCATACATCTGAACACAGGAAGAGCTTAACAAAATTCTGTGTCAGCAATCCCAATGATTTCTCCTTCCTCTCTGCAGAGATTAAAACCGAAAACTAAGCCAAGAACTCAGTGAAACATATATTTACCCATAAAAGCTATAATAAGTGAGTTCTCAATGACAACATGCTTGTAGGTCATATGAATTTAACAATACAAATGCCGAGGTACAATTGTAAATTGTAATAATAATAAGGAAAAAAAACAAAGACATACCAGATTTAGATGCTCCTAAACCTGAAACTTTAGAGGCAGAACTTGCATTTGACTTATCATTCTGACTTGAATTATTGGAAGTTTGCATCTTCTCATCTACTTCCTCTTCTAAAATCTATGACATATTCAAAACTAACATAACAATGCTACAAAATATTGCCAGAATCACAAAATTGAAATTGAAAGTTCTACATTAACAGATAAAAAGCATTTCTCTGAAGCTCGAAGACACGAAAAACCAACACACCTTGAAGGGTAAAGGATCTTCAAAGGAGGTATAGCTTTCTTTCAGACCTTCTTGCTGGTAAATTATAACAAATTAACAATCACCCAATCGTAAAATAAACTAATAGCTAAATTGCACAATTTCAATAATCAAGTTCTTTAAAAATAGCACAAGTTGGATAAAGTAAACACCTTAAGCAGCTGTAGAGTTTTCGGAATGATTCCAAACCCTTTCCATGAATAACGATTCTTGGCCTTCTTTGTAAGCAGCTGCATATCAgtataaaaatcagaaaattcccCTAAACTAAACAACATAAACGGAAGAAAAGGCGAGGAACGATAGATCTTACACCGATGCTTTCAAGAACATTAACAATATCATAGATCCTTCGCCTCTCAACACCTAAAATATCACCAATTGCATAAAAAAAATCAATGCAATATCCAAAACAATTCACATATACACAATAATTCGAGAATTCAACACATAAGGCCTCGCCAATTATagtaaaaaaatcaaaaaaaaaaagattctgaattaatttaattaaaaataaaatggAGAAACAAAATAAAGAAAGGGGGTATCAGGAAGAATACCTAGACGGGCAGCAGCATCATCAAGTCCAATAGTATCGATACCGTCTCGGTCATACAAGC
This window of the Apium graveolens cultivar Ventura unplaced genomic scaffold, ASM990537v1 ctg102, whole genome shotgun sequence genome carries:
- the LOC141699673 gene encoding E2F transcription factor-like E2FE isoform X2; protein product: MALVSSNSKDSSSFPSGSRESNYCRKQKSLGLLCSNFLSLYDRDGIDTIGLDDAAARLGVERRRIYDIVNVLESIGLLTKKAKNRYSWKGFGIIPKTLQLLKQEGLKESYTSFEDPLPFKILEEEVDEKMQTSNNSSQNDKSNASSASKVSGLGASKSERKEKSLGLLTQNFVKLFLCSDVEMISLDEAAKILLGDAHDLSLMRTKVRRLYDIANVLSSMNFIEKTHHPETRKPAFRWLGMKGRSQVSLTNDLILESKKRTFGTELTNSSLKRCRMTPSVKAITDQARMTPSQTRSDCMTVKKVDASDLEKGSIQNVQNYHFGPFAPISVPKAKPSSNNRKQIHDWESLAITHSPQYHNQALRDLFGHYMEAWNSWYSEVAGGKNPIQLQS
- the LOC141699673 gene encoding E2F transcription factor-like E2FE isoform X1; the encoded protein is MALVSSNSKDSSSFPSGSRESNYCRKQKSLGLLCSNFLSLYDRDGIDTIGLDDAAARLGVERRRIYDIVNVLESIGLLTKKAKNRYSWKGFGIIPKTLQLLKQEGLKESYTSFEDPLPFKILEEEVDEKMQTSNNSSQNDKSNASSASKVSGLGASKSERKEKSLGLLTQNFVKLFLCSDVEMISLDEAAKILLGDAHDLSLMRNNSTAKVRRLYDIANVLSSMNFIEKTHHPETRKPAFRWLGMKGRSQVSLTNDLILESKKRTFGTELTNSSLKRCRMTPSVKAITDQARMTPSQTRSDCMTVKKVDASDLEKGSIQNVQNYHFGPFAPISVPKAKPSSNNRKQIHDWESLAITHSPQYHNQALRDLFGHYMEAWNSWYSEVAGGKNPIQLQS